In Xylocopa sonorina isolate GNS202 chromosome 3, iyXylSono1_principal, whole genome shotgun sequence, one genomic interval encodes:
- the Wdy gene encoding WD repeat-containing protein WDY, with the protein MASPNEEMDLARLYEAFENILHIKMPENEFDILFKKMNLKRDGYITWNEFISYLLVEFQKKDTALQWQILRFPITGTPQLLKSRHRTAIHKIMFCPEVLPDRNASFRRGSYLTITKGGIINYWSLDLEYERSTKSVNPCLKVQQTLITDMIVMPDVQVVCTSSTECDLRFYDTVAKKFDLRIMISGLENAVISMDYYFSKNIKEDSCIVLGDTSGSVKILSFNSTKRGPFKQEPQRDTLFIRFESILKGELKGMKVLEFKHVHSDWVTQVAYCGSLRAFMSSSRCCNCSLLFSDLTGARIPYKFKVNMGITCFTFCEEAQLLVTGGPDCIVRVWNPFVTRRPNSTFQGHRTAICALVVQNAGKRVYSLSKDRCIKVWDVLAQSCIQTYNGLPTELGEHLTMSVVYNTLNRKMIIASAMIAVIVCDPMVNEETSDGFTHTKPVSCVLYNHLYKVVVSTGLDSCIIVWDPWLGNRLYLVTHAHSRFLYGQFQDIEITAACFDESEQSLVTGARDGTLKIWNFNTGTCLRNMTLETQCEVTSLVWLENRILCSSWNRQVVEYAISDTDVFKKNWGISHTDDILCSAMWYPQVLATATYNGEIILWRLETGQPFRKYKVNKPMSRFSIRYHKDEKTKLKKTKDISKKFVSRQSQYAVASKHQESALNITRIVAVRAMIFLSARPVGPNVGTLLVSLESGLIQAWTHHPAGGFLQAFSVIHTIGDCALALATDPQNYFLVTGHSVGYIKVWYLAEYLVPNPPNTCMPLLRLELPFLWKSRIIGRAKRAVRDQPQPLLLSSVRGHLSPITSVQIIPDARIVISGSRDHTVRLWTLGGRYISTFGTFKPWSTILPTIPAYQYFKDHRRPPDIKRFASSTTLKILDGGTIKETEPPQESDAMDMKSIPEQHTMVDGRRLTIAVMDKSVLMMFIDNPILDTTLSYIPIYTHLKLKPLEVIQTPKLPALLHEQKDII; encoded by the exons ATG GCTTCGCCAAATGAGGAGATGGACTTGGCTCGATTATACGAAGCTTTCGAAAATATACTACACATTAAAATGCCGGAAAATGAATTCGACATTTTATTCAAAAAA ATGAACTTAAAGAGAGACGGGTACATTACATGGAACGAATTTATCTCTTATTTATTAGTGGAGTTCCAGAAAAAAGATACTGCTCTACAGTGGCAAATATTGAGGTTCCCGATAACTGGCACTCCGCAGCTGTTGAAATCTCGTCATCGTACAGCTATACATAAAATTATGTTTTGCCCCGAAGTTCTACCT GATAGAAACGCCAGTTTTCGTAGAGGCTCTTACTTAACAATAACCAAAGGAGGGATTATAAATTACTGGTCTTTGGATTTAGAGTACGAACGCAGCACAAAATCCGTGAATC CATGCCTGAAAGTTCAGCAAACATTAATAACCGATATGATAGTGATGCCAGATGTGCAAGTAGTATGCACAAGTTCTACCGAATGCGATCTCAGATTTTACGATACGGTGGCGAAGAAATTTGACCTTCGAATAATG ATATCAGGTTTAGAGAATGCAGTCATTTCTATGGACTATTACTTTAGTAAGAATATCAAAGAAGATTCGTGTATCGTGCTTGGAGATACGAGTGGATCCGTTAAGATTTTGTCTTTTAATTCTACAAAGAGAGGACCGTTTAAACAAGAACCTCAACGCGATACGTTATTCATTCGTTTTGAGTCGATTCTTAAA GGTGAATTAAAAGGAATGAAAGTTTTAGAATTTAAACACGTACATTCAGACTGGGTAACGCAAGTAGCATATTGCGGAAGTTTGAGAGCTTTCATGTCCAGCAGTAGATGTTGTAACTGTTCTTTGTTATTCAGTGATCTCACGGGAGCTAGAATTCCGTACAAATTCAAAGTAAACATGGGTATAACTTGCTTTACTTTTTGCGAAG AGGCTCAATTGTTGGTGACCGGTGGACCGGATTGTATAGTTCGAGTTTGGAATCCTTTTGTAACCAGGAGACCAAATAGTACCTTTCAAGGTCATCGTACAGCAATCTGTGCTTTAGTTGTTCAAAATGCTGGGAAACGCGTGTACTCTCTTTCGAAAGATAGATGTATCAAAGTGTGGGACGTATTGGCTCAATCTTGTATTCAG ACGTACAACGGTCTGCCTACTGAATTAGGTGAACATTTAACGATGTCTGTAGTGTACAATACATTAAATCGCAAGATGATTATCGCCAGCGCAATGATCGCAGTGATTGTTTGCGATCCTATGGTAAATGAAGAGACATCTGATGGTTTCACGCATACAAAACCTGTTAGCTGTGTTTTATACAATCATCTCTATAAAGTG GTGGTTTCAACTGGATTAGATTCGTGCATAATTGTTTGGGACCCATGGCTGGGGAATCGCTTATATTTGGTGACACACGCGCACAGCAGATTCTTATACGGTCAGTTTCAAGACATTGAAATTACTGCTGCTTGTTTCGATGAATCGGAACAATCGTTGGTAACAGGTGCTCGCGATGGAACATTGAAAATATGGAACTTTAATACTGGTACATGTCTGCGAAACATGACACTTGAAACGCAATG TGAAGTAACGAGCTTGGTTTGGCTGGAAAATCGAATTCTGTGCAGTAGTTGGAATCGTCAGGTTGTAGAATACGCAATCTCTGATACGGATGTATTTAAAAAGAACTGGGGAATCAGTCACACCGATGATATCCTTTGCTCGGCCATGTGGTACCCACAAGTATTAGCCACCGCAACTTATAACGGAGAGATAATACTTTGGAGATTGGAAACAGGCCAACCTTTTCGAAAGTATAAAGTGAATAAACCAATGTCAAGATTTAGCATAAGATACCATAAGGATGAGAAAACTAAATTAAAGAAAACGAAAGACATTTCAAAGAAATTTGTTTCTAGACAAAG TCAATACGCAGTAGCTTCTAAACATCAAGAATCTGCATTGAACATCACACGAATCGTTGCTGTTCGAGCAATGATATTTTTAAGCGCCCGTCCAGTTGGACCGAACGTTGGAACATTACTGGTTTCTCTCGAGTCAGGTTTAATACAAGCGTGGACTCATCATCCCGCCGGTGGATTTTTACAAGCATTCTCAGTTATTCATACCATTGGAGACTGTGCGTTAGCGTTAGCAACTGATCCGCAAAATTATTTCCTTGTAACAG GGCACAGTGTAGGATATATTAAAGTGTGGTATCTTGCTGAGTATTTAGTACCAAATCCTCCTAACACATGCATGCCTCTTTTACGGTTAGAACTTCCATTTTTGTGGAAAAGCAGAATTATTGGTAGAGCAAAGAGAGCAGTAAGAGACCAACCCCAGCCACTTTTACTCTCGTCTGTACGTGGACACTTGAGTCCTATTACGTCCGTTCAAATAATTCCAGATGCACGTATTGTTATTAG TGGTAGCAGAGATCACACTGTACGCTTATGGACACTTGGCGGACGTTATATCTCAACTTTTGGCACTTTCAAGCCCTGGTCAACGATTTTACCAACAATACCAGCTTACCAGTATTTCAAAGACCATAGACGTCCGCCAGATATCAAAAGATTTGCCAGTTCTACTACACTTAAA ATACTCGATGGCGGGACCATCAAAGAAACGGAACCGCCGCAAGAAAGCGATGCGATGGATATGAAAAGTATCCCCGAGCAACATACTATGGTAGACGGAAGAAGACTTACTATCGCTGTTATGGATAAATCAGTATTAATGATGTTCATAGATAATCCAATTTTAGACACTACTTTGTCATAC aTACCTATATACACGCACTTAAAATTAAAACCTTTGGAAGTCATTCAAACACCAAAATTACCAGCACTTTTACACGAACAAAAAGACATAATATAA
- the LOC143422152 gene encoding protein YIPF6 encodes MAAANDTNLDFKVTMEYVDSQNIEGELSAETKEKSNLGEPGFNTLDEPVRDTILRDVRAVGKKFYYVLYPKEKKSLLKEWDLWGPLVLCTFMAMILQGSSDRANNFKDGGPEFAEVFIIVWIGSMVVTLNSKLLGGNMSFFQSICVLGYCLLPTAIALLLCRIILMAEQTTFLFSLRFVITMIGFIWATYASMVFLGDSQPVGRKALAVYPIFLFYFVISWLVISHTT; translated from the exons ATGGCAGCAGCAAATGATACAAATCTTGAT ttCAAAGTAACGATGGAATATGTGGACTCGCAAAACATCGAAGGTGAGTTATCGGCAGAAACTAAAGAGAAATCAAATCTCGGGGAACCTGGATTTAATACTTTGGATGAGCCGGTTAGAGATACGATT TTGAGGGATGTACGCGCAGTGGGTAAAAAGTTTTATTATGTTTTATATCCCAAAGAGAAGAAAAGTTTattgaaagaat GGGATCTTTGGGGACCATTAGTATTATGTACATTTATGGCAAT GATTTTACAAGGTTCTTCTGATAGAGCGAATAATTTTAAAGATGGAGGGCCGGAATTTGCGGAGGTTTTTATAATTGTATGGATTGGATCTATGGTTGTTACCTTAAACTCCAAATTATTAGGTGGTAACAT GTCTTTCTTTCAAAGTATTTGTGTCTTAGGATACTGCTTGTTACCAACTGCTATTGCTCTACTTTTATGTAGAATCATATTAATGGCAGAACAGACCACTTTCTTATTTAGTTTAAGATTTGTTATCACTATGATTGGATTTATATGGGCAACGTATG caTCAATGGTATTTCTTGGTGACAGTCAACCCGTAGGGAGGAAAGCTTTAGCTGTATATCCAATATTTTTGTTCTATTTTGTAATTTCATGGTTGGTCATATCTCATACTACATAA
- the Bbs8 gene encoding tetratricopeptide repeat protein 8 isoform X1 → MELFKALSLFSRGRYEDCVTICTSLLQSNPLDQAVWVLKMRALTLQVYVDDIEGEEEGIAESLLDNYTISSMPRPGTSLKNPGTSYTGQHLRPKTQTGRPLTGVARPATQSAVSQSIEQTLRTPRTAMTARPITASSSRNVRLGTASMLTEPGGPFIQLSRLNISKYASQSSIAKPLFEYIYYHEYDVRYALDLAVQATQVCHYKDWWWKVQLGKCYYSLGLVRDAEQQFKSALKDCKTIEVILRLIRVYVRLDQPLAALDTCKKGLEYFTNDVNILTEMGRIFDGLNNTSMSLKYYKIIAQEDASHTEAIASIGMHHFYNDQPELALRYYRRLLQMGVYNSELFNNLGLCCFYAQQYDHVISCFERAISLSTDENIADVWYNISHIALTVGDMTMAEECLKLSIVNDNRHALAYNNLGIIQIRNKNITAARTYFHAAANIANFIYEPHFNSAYLAYEVGDLQTSYIAVQKSLNVYPTHSNSKTLLDKLERYFSHM, encoded by the exons ATGGAGTTATTTAAAGCGTTAAGTTTATTTAGTCGAGGAAGATATGAAGACTGTGTAACAATATGTACAAGTTTATTACAAAGTAATCCTCTTGATCAG GCTGTATGGGTGTTGAAGATGCGTGCCTTAACGTTACAAGTATATGTAGATGAtatagaaggagaagaagaaggaatTGCAGAAAGTCTATTAGATAACTATACAATATCTTCTATGCCTAGACCAGGAACATCTTTAAAAAATCCTGGTACTTCTTATACAGGGCAACACCTTCGACCCAAAACTCAAACAG GTAGACCTCTCACAGGTGTTGCTCGACCAGCTACTCAGTCTGCTGTGTCTCAATCAATTGAACAAACTTTAAGAACACCCAGAACTGCTATGACTGCCAGACCAATTACTGCAAGTTCTAGTCGCAATGTTAG ATTAGGTACAGCGTCCATGTTAACAGAGCCTGGAGGGCCTTTTATACAGCTATCACGATTAAATATTTCTAAGTATGCTAGTCAATCAAGTATCGCAAAACCGCTATTTGAATACATATACTATCACGAATATGATGTAAGATAT GCATTAGATTTGGCAGTTCAAGCAACGCAAGTATGTCACTACAAAGATTGGTGGTGGAAGGTACAACTTGGGAAGTGTTATTACAGTTTAGGATTAGTTCGCGACGCGGAACAGCAATTTAAATCAGCGCTGAAAGATTGTAAAACTATTGAGGTGATCCTGAGACTGATTAGAGTTTATGTTAGACTTGATCAACCATTAGCTGCTTTAGATACATGTAAAAAAGGTCTTGAGTACTTTACTAACGATGTGAATATTCTTACTGAAATGGGACGCATATTTGATGGCTTAAATAATACGAGCATGTCACTAAAGTACTATAAGATCATTGCTCAAGAAGATGCTTCTCATACAGAAGCGATAGCTAGTATCGGAATGCATCATTTCTATAATGATCAACCAGAACTAGCTTTGCGTTATTACAG ACGGTTATTGCAAATGGGTGTATATAACTCTGAATTATTTAATAATCTCGGACTATGTTGTTTCTATGCTCAGCAATatgatcatgttatatcttgtttcGAGAGAGCGATTAGTCTCTCTACAGATGAAAATATAGCAgatgtatggtataatatttctCACATTGCTCTT ACTGTAGGAGATATGACGATGGCGGAAGAATGTTTGAAACTATCAATTGTTAATGACAACAGGCATGCTTTAGCGTACAATAATCTTGGCATTATACAAATACGAAACAAGAACATAACAGCGGCGAGAACATATTTCCATGCTGCTGCCAATATTGCTAATTTCATTTACGAGCCTCACTTTAACAGCGCTTATTTAGCATACGAG GTTGGAGATCTTCAAACAAGTTATATCGCTGTACAAAAGTCTTTAAACGTCTATCCTACCCATTCGAACAGTAAAACTCTTTTGGACAAATTAGAAAGATATTTCTCGCATATGTGA
- the Bbs8 gene encoding tetratricopeptide repeat protein 8 isoform X2, translated as MCFEGRPLTGVARPATQSAVSQSIEQTLRTPRTAMTARPITASSSRNVRLGTASMLTEPGGPFIQLSRLNISKYASQSSIAKPLFEYIYYHEYDVRYALDLAVQATQVCHYKDWWWKVQLGKCYYSLGLVRDAEQQFKSALKDCKTIEVILRLIRVYVRLDQPLAALDTCKKGLEYFTNDVNILTEMGRIFDGLNNTSMSLKYYKIIAQEDASHTEAIASIGMHHFYNDQPELALRYYRRLLQMGVYNSELFNNLGLCCFYAQQYDHVISCFERAISLSTDENIADVWYNISHIALTVGDMTMAEECLKLSIVNDNRHALAYNNLGIIQIRNKNITAARTYFHAAANIANFIYEPHFNSAYLAYEVGDLQTSYIAVQKSLNVYPTHSNSKTLLDKLERYFSHM; from the exons ATGTGTTTCGAAGGTAGACCTCTCACAGGTGTTGCTCGACCAGCTACTCAGTCTGCTGTGTCTCAATCAATTGAACAAACTTTAAGAACACCCAGAACTGCTATGACTGCCAGACCAATTACTGCAAGTTCTAGTCGCAATGTTAG ATTAGGTACAGCGTCCATGTTAACAGAGCCTGGAGGGCCTTTTATACAGCTATCACGATTAAATATTTCTAAGTATGCTAGTCAATCAAGTATCGCAAAACCGCTATTTGAATACATATACTATCACGAATATGATGTAAGATAT GCATTAGATTTGGCAGTTCAAGCAACGCAAGTATGTCACTACAAAGATTGGTGGTGGAAGGTACAACTTGGGAAGTGTTATTACAGTTTAGGATTAGTTCGCGACGCGGAACAGCAATTTAAATCAGCGCTGAAAGATTGTAAAACTATTGAGGTGATCCTGAGACTGATTAGAGTTTATGTTAGACTTGATCAACCATTAGCTGCTTTAGATACATGTAAAAAAGGTCTTGAGTACTTTACTAACGATGTGAATATTCTTACTGAAATGGGACGCATATTTGATGGCTTAAATAATACGAGCATGTCACTAAAGTACTATAAGATCATTGCTCAAGAAGATGCTTCTCATACAGAAGCGATAGCTAGTATCGGAATGCATCATTTCTATAATGATCAACCAGAACTAGCTTTGCGTTATTACAG ACGGTTATTGCAAATGGGTGTATATAACTCTGAATTATTTAATAATCTCGGACTATGTTGTTTCTATGCTCAGCAATatgatcatgttatatcttgtttcGAGAGAGCGATTAGTCTCTCTACAGATGAAAATATAGCAgatgtatggtataatatttctCACATTGCTCTT ACTGTAGGAGATATGACGATGGCGGAAGAATGTTTGAAACTATCAATTGTTAATGACAACAGGCATGCTTTAGCGTACAATAATCTTGGCATTATACAAATACGAAACAAGAACATAACAGCGGCGAGAACATATTTCCATGCTGCTGCCAATATTGCTAATTTCATTTACGAGCCTCACTTTAACAGCGCTTATTTAGCATACGAG GTTGGAGATCTTCAAACAAGTTATATCGCTGTACAAAAGTCTTTAAACGTCTATCCTACCCATTCGAACAGTAAAACTCTTTTGGACAAATTAGAAAGATATTTCTCGCATATGTGA